One window of Curtobacterium sp. 458 genomic DNA carries:
- the map gene encoding type I methionyl aminopeptidase — protein MIELRTPAELDGLRVTGRFVADVLDELLETVDVGVNLLDLDRVAASMIADRGAESCYVDYHPSFGKSPFGRNLCTSVNDAALHGLPYDRVLVDGDLVSLDFAASVDGWVADSAVTVQVGTPRDDDQRLVDTVERALAAGIAQFRVGNKLGDVSYAIGHVAHEAGYAVNTQFGGHGVGRTMHGEPHVPNDGRPGRGLKLRPGLVVAIEPWLMQGTDELYQDDDGWTLKSADGSRAAHVEHTVAVTEAGPEVLTLRRAQRAEAAS, from the coding sequence ATGATCGAACTCCGCACGCCCGCCGAACTCGACGGCCTCCGCGTCACCGGCCGCTTCGTCGCCGACGTCCTCGACGAACTGCTCGAGACGGTCGACGTCGGGGTGAACCTGCTCGACCTCGACCGGGTGGCCGCCAGCATGATCGCGGACCGCGGCGCCGAGAGCTGCTACGTCGACTACCACCCGTCGTTCGGCAAGAGCCCCTTCGGCAGGAACCTGTGCACCTCGGTCAACGACGCCGCCCTGCACGGCCTACCGTACGACCGCGTGCTCGTCGACGGCGACCTGGTCAGCCTCGACTTCGCCGCGAGCGTCGACGGCTGGGTCGCGGACTCGGCCGTGACGGTGCAGGTCGGCACACCGCGCGACGACGACCAGCGGCTCGTGGACACGGTCGAACGGGCGCTGGCCGCGGGCATCGCGCAGTTCCGTGTCGGGAACAAGCTCGGCGACGTCTCGTACGCCATCGGCCACGTCGCGCACGAGGCCGGCTACGCCGTCAACACACAGTTCGGTGGCCACGGTGTCGGCCGGACGATGCACGGCGAACCGCACGTCCCGAACGACGGTCGACCCGGTCGCGGGCTGAAGCTCCGTCCCGGCCTGGTGGTCGCGATCGAACCGTGGCTCATGCAGGGCACGGACGAGCTGTACCAGGACGACGACGGCTGGACCCTGAAGAGCGCCGACGGCTCGCGCGCCGCGCACGTCGAGCACACGGTGGCCGTCACCGAGGCCGGCCCCGAGGTCCTCACCCTGCGGCGCGCCCAGCGCGCCGAGGCCGCCTCCTGA
- a CDS encoding DUF2469 family protein: MDDDEFDDYDREVELALYREYRDVVSQFRYVVETERRFYLANEVELVRRDTEHDFYFELSMKDVWVWDVYRSDRFVKSVRVLTFKDVNVEELTARELELPKELALDE; encoded by the coding sequence ATGGATGACGACGAATTCGACGACTACGACCGCGAGGTCGAACTGGCCCTGTACCGCGAGTACCGCGACGTCGTGTCGCAGTTCCGGTACGTGGTCGAGACCGAGCGACGTTTCTACCTGGCGAACGAGGTCGAACTCGTCCGCCGGGACACCGAACACGACTTCTACTTCGAGTTGTCGATGAAGGATGTCTGGGTGTGGGACGTCTACCGTTCCGATCGGTTCGTGAAATCTGTTCGGGTGCTCACCTTCAAGGACGTGAACGTCGAAGAACTGACGGCGCGCGAACTGGAATTGCCGAAGGAACTCGCACTCGACGAGTGA
- a CDS encoding Lsr2 family protein, which produces MAQKVTVQLVDDLDDSPITAGEGRTVEFAFDGSTYEIDLSNDNVDKFREAISDYVAAARKVSGRRSSSGGGASKPTPKRGNSEELAKIREWAKDNGYEVSSRGRISTQVQEAYAAAH; this is translated from the coding sequence ATGGCACAGAAGGTCACCGTCCAGCTCGTCGACGACCTCGACGATTCGCCGATCACCGCTGGAGAAGGCCGTACGGTCGAGTTCGCGTTCGACGGGTCGACGTACGAGATCGACCTCTCCAACGACAACGTCGACAAGTTCCGCGAGGCGATCTCGGACTACGTGGCGGCCGCACGAAAGGTGAGCGGCCGTCGCTCCAGCAGCGGCGGTGGCGCGTCGAAGCCGACCCCCAAGCGTGGCAACTCGGAAGAGCTCGCGAAGATCCGCGAATGGGCGAAGGACAACGGGTACGAGGTCTCGTCCCGTGGGCGTATCTCGACCCAGGTGCAGGAGGCCTACGCGGCCGCGCACTGA
- a CDS encoding YraN family protein codes for MANGTTTPLGAHGESIAAEWLTERGYELVERNWRCARGEIDLIAWDGDALVFIEVKTRAGGSTGHPFEAITDAKVARLRRLVPAWFSEHPDVRARSIRIDAIAVHVDGPRSAVEHVAGVL; via the coding sequence ATGGCAAACGGAACGACGACACCACTCGGCGCGCACGGCGAATCCATCGCGGCGGAGTGGTTGACGGAACGCGGTTACGAGCTGGTCGAACGCAACTGGCGGTGTGCTCGGGGCGAGATCGACCTGATCGCGTGGGACGGTGACGCGCTCGTCTTCATCGAGGTGAAGACGCGCGCAGGCGGATCGACCGGGCACCCGTTCGAGGCGATCACCGACGCGAAGGTCGCGCGGTTGCGCCGTCTCGTGCCCGCGTGGTTCTCCGAGCACCCCGACGTGCGCGCACGCTCGATCCGGATCGACGCGATCGCGGTGCACGTCGACGGTCCTCGAAGCGCCGTCGAGCACGTGGCGGGCGTCCTGTGA
- the dprA gene encoding DNA-processing protein DprA, translating to MSRHGRPELLDAVARATGRARAAGRSGGEGDGVGGRGARGSFDAVEVATRVAWSVVAEPGDAIAGGLVDGLGAAPAFESVLAASDDGIDGLLGVCVERGVAGTDDPSAYARALTKAVDRWRPRLATADVGAVLAAAEAVGARLLVPGGPGWPERVDDLGHHAPLVLWSRSALGASPSVLEPPAVAVVGSRANTIAGSEAAADISSRAVDAGCVVVSGGAYGIDATAHRVAIAAGATTVAVLAGGVDQLYPTGNVELLRNVSQRGAVIAESPPGTRPSRWRFLARNRLIAALADVTVVVEAGARSGALNTAHHAGQLGRTVFAVPGAFSSAASVGCHRLVAQGRAQLMVHPDEAAAAAIEQRGGVVLQSTGTPLLVHDDPDVLRALDALGRRSLSVDEVARRSGLSIADATDALALAQVQGLVQHGVGGWSRVTQR from the coding sequence GTGAGCCGGCACGGGCGGCCGGAGCTCCTCGACGCGGTGGCACGCGCCACGGGCCGGGCACGGGCGGCGGGGCGCAGCGGCGGTGAGGGCGACGGGGTCGGCGGTCGCGGCGCTCGCGGCTCGTTCGACGCGGTCGAGGTCGCCACGCGGGTCGCGTGGTCCGTCGTCGCCGAACCCGGCGACGCGATCGCCGGGGGGCTCGTGGACGGCCTCGGCGCGGCACCGGCGTTCGAGTCGGTCCTCGCCGCGTCGGACGACGGCATCGACGGCCTCCTCGGGGTCTGTGTCGAGCGCGGTGTCGCGGGCACCGACGACCCCTCGGCCTACGCCCGAGCGCTGACGAAGGCCGTCGATCGGTGGCGGCCACGACTCGCGACCGCCGACGTCGGTGCGGTCCTGGCCGCGGCGGAGGCGGTGGGGGCGCGGCTGCTCGTCCCGGGTGGTCCCGGGTGGCCGGAGCGGGTGGACGACCTCGGACACCATGCACCGCTCGTGCTCTGGAGCCGTTCGGCCCTCGGTGCGTCGCCCTCGGTGCTCGAGCCGCCTGCCGTCGCGGTCGTCGGATCGCGGGCGAACACGATCGCGGGCTCGGAGGCGGCGGCGGACATCAGCTCGCGGGCCGTCGATGCCGGGTGCGTCGTCGTCAGCGGGGGAGCGTACGGCATCGACGCCACCGCGCACCGGGTGGCGATCGCCGCGGGGGCCACCACGGTCGCGGTGCTCGCCGGCGGGGTCGACCAGCTCTACCCGACCGGCAACGTCGAGCTGCTCCGCAACGTGTCGCAGCGCGGAGCGGTGATCGCCGAGTCGCCGCCGGGGACCCGTCCCTCGCGCTGGCGCTTCCTCGCCCGCAACCGGCTCATCGCCGCGCTGGCCGACGTGACCGTGGTGGTCGAGGCGGGGGCACGCTCGGGAGCGCTCAACACCGCCCACCACGCCGGGCAGCTCGGACGGACGGTGTTCGCGGTGCCCGGGGCGTTCTCCTCGGCCGCGTCCGTCGGGTGTCACCGGCTCGTGGCGCAGGGGCGTGCGCAGCTGATGGTGCACCCGGACGAGGCGGCCGCCGCCGCGATCGAGCAACGCGGCGGAGTGGTCCTGCAGTCGACGGGCACACCGTTGCTCGTGCACGACGACCCGGACGTCCTGCGGGCGCTCGACGCCCTGGGTCGTCGTTCCCTGTCCGTCGACGAGGTCGCACGGCGCAGCGGGTTGTCGATCGCCGACGCGACCGATGCCCTGGCACTCGCGCAGGTCCAGGGGCTGGTGCAGCACGGCGTCGGCGGGTGGTCGAGGGTGACGCAGCGGTGA
- a CDS encoding M23 family metallopeptidase, with amino-acid sequence MDVLVRTTVGVVACVAVAAAALVGPEVGRAGVGRAVVERAGVGLVAGGADSADGAPWVWPTGSRVVVRPWEAPADDYAAGHRGIDVPASIGTPAVAVADGTVSFAGAVAGRSVVSVEHGGGLVSTLDSVTPDVTTGDAVSQGEVVGRVAVGHCPATDPCVHLGARLDDRYVDPTPYLPAAAWPVLLPESDWRG; translated from the coding sequence ATGGACGTTCTGGTGAGGACCACGGTCGGAGTGGTTGCGTGCGTGGCCGTGGCGGCGGCTGCGCTGGTCGGCCCGGAGGTCGGGCGCGCCGGGGTCGGGCGCGCGGTGGTCGAGCGCGCCGGGGTCGGGCTCGTGGCGGGCGGTGCGGACAGTGCGGACGGCGCGCCGTGGGTGTGGCCGACGGGTTCGCGCGTGGTCGTGCGGCCGTGGGAAGCGCCGGCCGACGACTACGCGGCCGGACACCGGGGCATCGACGTCCCGGCGTCGATCGGCACCCCGGCGGTCGCGGTGGCGGACGGCACGGTCTCGTTCGCGGGTGCGGTCGCCGGCAGGTCGGTGGTGTCGGTCGAACACGGCGGCGGGCTGGTGAGCACACTGGACTCGGTCACCCCTGACGTGACGACCGGTGACGCCGTCTCGCAGGGTGAGGTGGTCGGGCGGGTCGCCGTCGGTCACTGCCCGGCGACCGATCCGTGCGTGCACCTCGGCGCCCGGCTCGACGACCGGTACGTCGACCCGACACCGTACCTGCCCGCGGCGGCGTGGCCCGTGCTGCTGCCGGAGTCCGACTGGCGCGGATGA
- a CDS encoding tyrosine recombinase XerC produces the protein MDGTSDARDLDRVVDGFLGHARHARGLSEQTLRAYANDLEQFVGFAAARGVADVGSVSLELLRDWLWEADQRSLARATIARRSSSVRAFTRWASETGLLASDPGVRLRAPKGASHLPRVVSTDQVRALLDGLAARAGTDDPGALRDLAVVELLYAAAIRVSELVGIDVVDVDRSRLTVRVLGKGGRERVVPFGVPARDALEAWLDRGRPVLAARRTATGGASGTARSTSASASASASASDGTERALFLGDRGGRLGTRSAYRVVARLLQDLPGEGPSGPHTFRHTAATHLLDGGADLRAVQELLGHASLGTTQIYTHVSSARLREVYRTAHPRA, from the coding sequence GTGGACGGCACGAGCGACGCGCGGGACCTCGACCGGGTGGTCGACGGCTTCCTCGGACACGCCCGACACGCGCGCGGACTCAGCGAGCAGACCCTCCGTGCGTACGCGAACGACCTCGAGCAGTTCGTCGGCTTCGCTGCGGCACGGGGCGTGGCGGACGTCGGGAGTGTCTCGCTCGAACTGCTCCGCGACTGGCTGTGGGAGGCGGACCAGCGCTCGTTGGCGCGGGCAACGATCGCCCGGCGGTCGTCGTCCGTCCGGGCCTTCACCAGGTGGGCGAGCGAGACCGGGCTCCTCGCGTCCGACCCCGGTGTCCGACTCCGAGCGCCCAAGGGAGCGTCGCACCTGCCCCGCGTGGTCTCGACCGACCAGGTGCGGGCGTTGCTCGACGGGCTCGCGGCCCGTGCGGGCACCGACGACCCCGGTGCACTGCGCGACCTGGCCGTCGTCGAGCTGCTCTACGCAGCGGCGATCCGGGTCAGTGAGCTCGTCGGCATCGACGTCGTCGACGTGGACAGGAGCCGGCTGACCGTCCGCGTGCTCGGGAAGGGCGGCAGGGAGCGGGTGGTGCCGTTCGGGGTGCCGGCGCGGGATGCACTCGAGGCGTGGCTCGACCGGGGACGCCCCGTCCTCGCTGCGCGGCGCACGGCGACGGGTGGAGCGAGCGGCACGGCACGGTCGACGAGCGCGAGCGCGAGCGCGAGTGCGAGTGCGAGCGACGGTACCGAGCGAGCACTCTTCCTCGGTGACCGGGGCGGCAGGCTGGGGACGCGGAGTGCCTACCGTGTCGTCGCCCGCCTCCTGCAGGACCTGCCCGGGGAGGGGCCGAGCGGCCCGCACACCTTCCGGCACACCGCGGCGACGCACCTCCTGGACGGGGGAGCGGACCTCCGAGCGGTGCAGGAACTGCTCGGTCACGCGAGCCTCGGGACGACGCAGATCTACACCCACGTGTCCTCGGCCCGACTCCGCGAGGTCTACCGGACGGCGCACCCCCGCGCCTGA
- a CDS encoding ribonuclease HII — MTAVRPSLRVEKRLLGDGRVTVIGMDEVGRGAIAGPVAVGVAAVTIDIGRVPQGLADSKLLSAARRDALVPVVERWAPTAVGMASAEVVDRQGIVPALGQAGAAALARLVAGGVSLDGAVVVLDGSFDWLSRAVPAASVAGVDPIDVVVRVKADRDCASVAAASVVAKVARDALMVAAHDDAPHYAWASNKGYGSTAHYDGIRSVGAHALHRKSWLHQASTVTLDGFAELDAVG, encoded by the coding sequence GTGACCGCGGTCCGGCCCTCCCTGCGCGTCGAGAAGCGCCTGCTCGGTGACGGGCGGGTCACGGTGATCGGCATGGACGAGGTCGGGCGCGGCGCGATCGCGGGTCCCGTCGCCGTCGGTGTCGCGGCGGTGACGATCGACATCGGCCGCGTGCCGCAGGGCCTCGCGGACTCGAAGCTCCTCAGCGCCGCCCGACGGGACGCCCTCGTGCCCGTCGTCGAGCGCTGGGCGCCCACGGCGGTGGGCATGGCGTCCGCCGAGGTCGTCGACCGGCAGGGCATCGTGCCGGCGCTCGGGCAGGCGGGTGCTGCGGCGCTCGCGCGGCTCGTGGCGGGCGGGGTGTCGCTCGACGGCGCGGTGGTCGTGCTCGACGGGTCGTTCGACTGGCTCTCCCGCGCGGTGCCGGCGGCGTCGGTCGCCGGGGTCGACCCGATCGACGTCGTCGTCCGGGTCAAGGCGGACCGGGACTGCGCGTCCGTCGCGGCCGCGTCGGTCGTCGCGAAGGTCGCCCGCGACGCGTTGATGGTGGCCGCGCACGACGACGCGCCGCACTATGCCTGGGCGTCGAACAAGGGCTACGGCTCGACGGCGCACTACGACGGAATCCGGAGCGTCGGGGCACACGCACTGCACCGGAAGTCGTGGCTGCACCAGGCGTCCACGGTCACGCTCGACGGGTTCGCGGAGCTCGACGCCGTCGGGTGA
- the lepB gene encoding signal peptidase I, giving the protein MTDTTKEPTLRPRSGKKRNGVLTFIRDLVIIFIAALLVSFLVKTFLIRSFYIPSASMENTLQINDRVIVNELVPDVVSLKRGDVVVFKDPGGWLTGSDVPNVTPTTPVGKAADWVLTQIGLGTGDSDDHLIKRVIGLPGDTVSCCNDLGQMSVNGVPIKEPYLKLPAGAPASATNFSVTVPKGTIWVMGDNRNDSKDSRYNGDTPSKGFVPLSDVTGRAFVISWPTSRWTWLDDYPDVFAGVQERDE; this is encoded by the coding sequence ATGACCGACACGACGAAGGAACCGACGCTGCGGCCACGCTCGGGCAAGAAGCGCAACGGCGTCCTCACCTTCATCCGCGACCTCGTCATCATCTTCATCGCGGCGTTGCTCGTGTCGTTCCTCGTCAAGACGTTCCTGATCCGCTCGTTCTACATCCCGTCGGCGTCGATGGAGAACACGCTGCAGATCAACGACCGGGTCATCGTCAACGAACTGGTGCCCGACGTGGTCTCGCTCAAGCGTGGCGACGTGGTGGTCTTCAAGGACCCGGGTGGCTGGCTCACCGGCTCGGACGTGCCGAACGTGACCCCGACGACACCTGTCGGCAAGGCGGCCGACTGGGTCCTCACGCAGATCGGTCTGGGCACCGGCGACAGCGACGACCACCTCATCAAGCGGGTCATCGGCCTGCCGGGTGACACAGTGTCCTGCTGCAACGACCTCGGGCAGATGTCCGTCAACGGTGTGCCGATCAAGGAGCCGTACCTCAAGCTCCCGGCGGGTGCGCCGGCGTCGGCGACGAACTTCTCCGTGACGGTGCCGAAGGGCACCATCTGGGTGATGGGCGACAACCGCAACGACTCGAAGGACTCGCGGTACAACGGCGACACCCCGTCCAAGGGCTTCGTGCCGCTGTCCGACGTCACCGGACGAGCGTTCGTGATCTCGTGGCCCACCAGCCGCTGGACGTGGCTCGACGACTACCCCGACGTCTTCGCCGGCGTCCAGGAGCGGGACGAGTGA
- a CDS encoding RNA-binding protein codes for MLESALTHLVKGIVDHPDDVRVASSTSARGEVLEVRVHPEDLGRVIGRAGRTAKALRTLVSALADGKRVRVDVVDTDS; via the coding sequence TTGCTCGAATCCGCGCTGACGCACCTCGTCAAGGGGATCGTCGATCACCCGGACGACGTGCGCGTCGCCAGTTCCACCTCCGCGCGGGGCGAGGTCCTCGAGGTGCGTGTGCACCCCGAGGACCTCGGCCGCGTGATCGGTCGCGCCGGACGGACCGCAAAGGCGCTCCGCACCCTCGTCTCGGCTCTCGCCGACGGCAAGCGGGTGCGGGTCGACGTGGTCGACACCGATTCCTAG
- the trmD gene encoding tRNA (guanosine(37)-N1)-methyltransferase TrmD, whose amino-acid sequence MRIDIVTIFPEFFSVLDVSLLGKARVDGLLDLHVHDLRDWTTDRHRTVDDTPYGGGAGMVMKPEPWALALESVLRSDGSSTLVVPTPAGTRFTQSIARSLASTSDHLVFACGRYEGIDARVFAWASERADVVELSLGDYVLNGGEVAAMAMIEAVGRLVPGVVGNPESLVEESHEDGLLEYPSYTKPSSWRGLDVPDVLLSGHHARVAAWRHEQQVERTRRVRPDLLPEPE is encoded by the coding sequence GTGCGCATCGACATCGTCACGATCTTCCCCGAGTTCTTCTCGGTGCTCGACGTCTCGCTGCTCGGCAAGGCGCGCGTCGACGGACTGCTCGACCTCCACGTGCACGACCTGCGTGACTGGACCACCGACCGGCACCGCACCGTCGACGACACCCCGTACGGCGGCGGTGCCGGCATGGTGATGAAGCCCGAGCCGTGGGCGCTGGCGCTCGAGTCGGTCCTGCGGTCCGACGGCTCGTCGACGCTCGTGGTCCCCACACCTGCGGGCACCCGGTTCACCCAGTCGATCGCTCGGTCGCTCGCGTCGACCTCGGACCACCTCGTGTTCGCCTGCGGGCGGTACGAGGGCATCGACGCGCGCGTGTTCGCGTGGGCGTCCGAGCGGGCCGACGTCGTCGAGCTGTCGCTGGGTGACTACGTGCTGAACGGCGGCGAGGTCGCGGCGATGGCGATGATCGAAGCCGTCGGGCGGCTCGTGCCGGGCGTCGTCGGCAACCCGGAGTCGCTCGTCGAGGAGTCCCACGAGGACGGCCTGCTCGAGTACCCCTCGTACACGAAGCCCTCGTCGTGGCGCGGTCTCGACGTGCCCGACGTCCTGCTCAGCGGGCACCACGCCCGCGTCGCCGCGTGGCGGCACGAGCAGCAGGTCGAGCGCACGCGACGCGTGCGGCCGGACCTGCTGCCGGAACCGGAGTAG
- the rplS gene encoding 50S ribosomal protein L19, with protein sequence MSQLLDSVDAASLRTDVPDFRPGDTIKVHVNIIEGTRSRIQVFQGVVIARQGHGLGETFKVRKVSFQVGVERWFPVHSPIIDHIEVVTRGDVRRAKLYYLRELRGKAARRKIKEKRDA encoded by the coding sequence ATGAGCCAGCTCCTCGACTCCGTCGACGCAGCGTCGCTGCGCACCGACGTCCCCGACTTCCGCCCCGGCGACACCATCAAGGTGCACGTCAACATCATCGAGGGCACCCGCTCGCGTATCCAGGTCTTCCAGGGTGTCGTCATCGCGCGCCAGGGCCACGGCCTCGGCGAGACCTTCAAGGTCCGCAAGGTGAGCTTCCAGGTCGGCGTCGAGCGCTGGTTCCCGGTGCACTCGCCGATCATCGACCACATCGAGGTCGTCACCCGCGGTGACGTCCGTCGTGCGAAGCTCTACTACCTGCGCGAGCTCCGCGGCAAGGCGGCCCGCCGCAAGATCAAGGAGAAGCGCGACGCCTGA
- a CDS encoding YifB family Mg chelatase-like AAA ATPase, translating to MTGIGRAAAVALLGVSGRLVEVEAHLTSQLPAFRIIGLPDTALGEARERVRSAAANAGCPLPARRITVNLTPAAVPKRGSGFDLAIAMAVLAGAGTAPHVSPATVHLGELGLDGRLRPVVGIIPMLLAARNAGIRRAVVPTGNVDEAEIVSGLAVTGVDSLRAAAIDAGAVLPPVDVDPVVSAAPGPESSARPVPELGEVVGNEVGVRAVLAAAAGGHHVLMLGSPGAGKTMLAERLPGILPDLDDAAALEVAAVRSVAGHGVRSWTRRPPWEAPHHSASAVALIGGGSGVIRPGAVSRATHGVLFLDEAPEFPRAVLDALRQPLESGRISIHRSAGAVEFPARCQVVLAANPCPCGHAGIAHSAPCECSPSTVRRYLARLSGPLLDRIDIRVQVPRVTSAAVRGAADRAPTTAEARALVAAARARAAARLAGTGWTRNADVAGTWLRRDGRGDPGSTTVIDKALDRGAITMRGWDRVMRLAWTLADLAEADRPTADHVAGALALRSAL from the coding sequence GTGACCGGCATCGGACGGGCAGCGGCGGTGGCCCTGCTCGGGGTCAGCGGGCGGCTGGTGGAGGTGGAGGCGCACCTGACCAGCCAGCTGCCGGCGTTCCGGATCATCGGGCTGCCCGACACCGCCCTCGGTGAGGCCCGCGAGCGGGTGCGCTCGGCCGCGGCGAACGCGGGGTGTCCGCTGCCGGCCAGACGCATCACCGTGAACCTCACACCCGCGGCGGTGCCGAAGCGCGGGTCGGGGTTCGACCTCGCGATCGCCATGGCCGTGCTCGCCGGCGCCGGCACGGCTCCGCACGTGTCACCGGCGACGGTCCACCTCGGCGAGCTCGGGCTCGACGGCCGGCTGCGCCCCGTGGTCGGGATCATCCCGATGCTCCTCGCCGCGCGGAACGCCGGCATCCGTCGCGCGGTGGTCCCGACCGGCAACGTCGACGAAGCCGAGATCGTCAGCGGCCTGGCCGTCACGGGGGTCGACTCGCTCCGCGCCGCGGCGATCGACGCCGGCGCCGTCCTGCCACCGGTCGACGTCGACCCGGTGGTGTCCGCTGCACCCGGCCCCGAGTCCTCGGCCCGACCGGTGCCGGAACTCGGCGAGGTCGTCGGCAACGAGGTCGGCGTGCGAGCGGTCCTGGCGGCCGCCGCCGGTGGACACCACGTCCTCATGCTCGGGTCGCCCGGTGCCGGCAAGACCATGCTGGCCGAGCGGCTCCCCGGGATCCTGCCGGACCTCGACGACGCTGCGGCGCTCGAGGTCGCCGCCGTACGGTCGGTCGCCGGTCACGGGGTGCGGTCATGGACGCGACGGCCACCGTGGGAGGCGCCGCACCACTCCGCCTCGGCCGTCGCGCTCATCGGTGGCGGGTCCGGCGTCATCCGGCCGGGCGCCGTCTCCCGAGCGACGCACGGCGTGCTGTTCCTCGACGAAGCCCCCGAGTTCCCGCGAGCCGTGCTCGACGCGCTGCGGCAGCCGCTCGAGTCCGGGCGGATCAGCATCCACCGGTCGGCCGGGGCCGTCGAGTTCCCTGCGCGGTGCCAGGTCGTCCTGGCGGCGAACCCGTGCCCGTGCGGGCACGCGGGCATCGCGCACAGCGCACCGTGCGAGTGCTCGCCGAGCACCGTCCGGCGGTACCTCGCACGGTTGTCCGGGCCGCTGCTCGACCGCATCGACATCCGGGTCCAGGTCCCGCGGGTCACGTCGGCAGCGGTGCGTGGCGCCGCCGATCGGGCGCCGACGACCGCGGAGGCCCGGGCGCTCGTCGCCGCTGCCCGCGCACGAGCCGCCGCGCGACTGGCCGGGACCGGGTGGACCCGAAACGCCGACGTCGCGGGCACGTGGCTCCGACGCGACGGTCGTGGCGATCCCGGGTCGACCACGGTCATCGACAAGGCGCTCGACCGCGGCGCGATCACGATGCGCGGCTGGGACCGTGTCATGCGCCTGGCGTGGACGCTCGCGGACCTCGCCGAGGCAGACCGGCCGACCGCGGACCACGTGGCGGGAGCCCTGGCACTGCGGAGCGCGCTGTGA
- the rimM gene encoding ribosome maturation factor RimM (Essential for efficient processing of 16S rRNA) — protein MGRITKAHGLKGGIKLELYTDDPDRRFTSGATFTLQVPEDSPWSGKTITLDELRWYNGHPVAFFEGIEDRTAAETLARAILWVEQDTDAETGEDDAWYDHQLVGLRVLRDGVEVGTVARVDHLPAQDLLAIDTPDRGEVLVPFVSAIVPAVDIAAGTVTVTPPTGLFEDPEDTSRPETVSPSDQG, from the coding sequence GTGGGTCGCATCACGAAGGCGCACGGGCTCAAGGGCGGCATCAAGCTCGAGCTCTACACCGACGACCCGGATCGTCGGTTCACGTCCGGAGCGACCTTCACGCTCCAGGTCCCGGAAGACTCCCCGTGGTCGGGCAAGACCATCACGCTGGACGAACTCCGCTGGTACAACGGCCACCCGGTCGCCTTCTTCGAGGGCATCGAGGACCGCACCGCCGCTGAGACGCTCGCGCGGGCCATCCTCTGGGTCGAGCAGGACACCGACGCCGAGACCGGCGAGGACGACGCCTGGTACGACCACCAGCTGGTCGGACTCCGCGTGCTCCGCGACGGCGTCGAGGTCGGCACCGTCGCACGCGTCGACCACCTCCCGGCGCAGGACCTCCTCGCCATCGACACCCCGGACCGCGGCGAGGTGCTCGTGCCCTTCGTCTCGGCGATCGTGCCCGCGGTCGACATCGCCGCCGGGACCGTCACGGTGACCCCGCCGACCGGGCTGTTCGAGGACCCCGAGGACACCTCCCGTCCCGAGACGGTCTCGCCGTCCGACCAGGGGTAG